Proteins encoded together in one Gemmatimonadaceae bacterium window:
- a CDS encoding bifunctional folylpolyglutamate synthase/dihydrofolate synthase, whose amino-acid sequence MTPAPAGGTAAPESGEAHAAYLAALRRLYARTGGAWRLGLERVAELLERLGNPHRAYPVFHVAGTNGKGSTCATLDAMLRGAGLRVGRYTSPHLVDFAERVVVNGAPMSHEAITRWLTAHEPLLTELGATFFEATTAMALSHFAAEQVEVAVVEVGLGGRLDATNLVQPLSAGVTQIGFDHQEFLGDTLEAIAGEKAGIYKRGIAAVVGETDPVIRERLREHAEAAGAAPILVTGRDWQVRDVEVHPAGTSFTLDVGSSSRRLTTPLVGHFQAHNAAVALAMLRAAGGPWAEIEARADTLLADVRLAGRFHRAAPWLFDVAHNADGAATVVANLLAVGVPHPITAVVCVLRDKDWRGILQAVARAAERIVVTMAPTAPVNRMWDLHEVEAWAQEVGLPVTRIDDFTTALADARAEAQTVLVTGSFHTVGDAMERLQVHPLAR is encoded by the coding sequence GTGACTCCGGCTCCCGCCGGTGGCACCGCAGCTCCGGAGTCGGGTGAGGCCCACGCAGCCTACCTCGCCGCCCTCCGCCGCCTCTACGCGCGCACCGGCGGCGCGTGGCGCCTCGGGCTCGAGCGGGTCGCCGAGCTGCTCGAGCGGTTGGGGAATCCGCACCGGGCGTATCCGGTCTTTCACGTCGCGGGCACGAACGGGAAGGGAAGCACCTGCGCCACACTCGACGCCATGCTGCGTGGCGCCGGCCTCCGCGTCGGGCGATATACGTCGCCGCATCTCGTGGACTTTGCCGAGCGGGTCGTGGTCAACGGGGCGCCCATGTCGCACGAGGCGATCACGCGGTGGCTCACCGCGCATGAACCGCTGCTGACCGAACTGGGCGCCACCTTCTTCGAGGCGACGACGGCCATGGCGCTGTCGCACTTTGCTGCCGAACAGGTTGAAGTGGCCGTGGTGGAAGTTGGCTTGGGTGGCCGACTTGATGCGACGAACCTCGTGCAGCCTCTGAGCGCCGGCGTCACGCAGATCGGCTTCGACCATCAGGAGTTTCTCGGCGATACGCTCGAGGCGATCGCCGGCGAGAAGGCCGGCATCTACAAGCGCGGCATCGCCGCGGTGGTGGGCGAGACCGATCCCGTCATTCGCGAGCGACTGCGCGAGCACGCCGAGGCCGCCGGGGCGGCCCCGATTCTGGTGACCGGCCGCGATTGGCAGGTGCGCGACGTCGAGGTGCACCCGGCCGGTACCAGCTTCACGCTGGACGTGGGGTCGTCGTCGCGGCGGCTGACCACCCCGTTGGTCGGGCACTTCCAGGCCCACAATGCCGCCGTGGCGCTGGCCATGCTACGCGCCGCCGGGGGGCCGTGGGCCGAGATCGAGGCGCGAGCCGACACCCTGCTGGCCGACGTGCGGTTGGCCGGCCGGTTCCACCGCGCCGCGCCGTGGCTGTTCGATGTGGCCCACAACGCCGATGGCGCGGCGACCGTCGTGGCCAACCTGCTGGCCGTGGGCGTGCCCCACCCGATCACCGCCGTCGTCTGCGTGCTGCGTGACAAGGACTGGCGGGGGATCCTCCAGGCCGTCGCCCGAGCCGCCGAACGCATCGTGGTCACCATGGCCCCGACAGCGCCGGTGAATCGGATGTGGGACCTCCACGAGGTCGAGGCCTGGGCCCAGGAGGTTGGCCTTCCGGTCACGCGCATCGACGATTTCACGACCGCGCTGGCCGACGCGCGCGCCGAGGCACAGACGGTGCTCGTGACCGGGTCCTTTCACACGGTCGGCGATGCGATGGAACGGTTGCAGGTGCATCCGTTGGCTCGGTAG
- the accD gene encoding acetyl-CoA carboxylase, carboxyltransferase subunit beta, with amino-acid sequence MAWFRKEKKPRQPRRERLEIPPDTWEKCEACGHTDIRDKFLRNLNVCPECDFHRRLRAWDFASFLLDDGTLNEVGGELRSVDPLGFPDYPARLKKALTNAGDTDAILTVTGLLEGMPCGIGVMDFAFMGGSMGSVVGEKIARLGQRSLEKKHPLVIVSSSGGARMQEGILSLMQMAKASAVLSQLAERRIPYISVLTNPTTGGVSASYAMLGDAILAEPGAVIGFAGPRVIKQTLGQDLPEGFQTAEFLLEKGMVDRVVHRKELRSTLSRLLRHMTGRPAAAAHAEQES; translated from the coding sequence ATGGCCTGGTTCCGGAAGGAAAAAAAGCCCCGCCAACCGCGTCGCGAACGCCTCGAGATCCCACCGGATACGTGGGAGAAGTGCGAGGCCTGCGGGCATACCGACATCCGCGACAAGTTCTTGCGGAACCTCAACGTGTGCCCGGAATGCGACTTTCATCGCCGGCTGCGCGCGTGGGATTTTGCGTCGTTCCTGCTCGATGACGGGACGCTCAACGAAGTGGGCGGCGAACTGCGGTCGGTCGACCCACTCGGGTTCCCCGACTACCCGGCGCGCCTCAAGAAGGCGCTCACCAACGCTGGCGACACCGACGCCATTCTGACCGTCACCGGACTGCTCGAAGGCATGCCCTGCGGGATCGGCGTGATGGACTTCGCCTTCATGGGCGGGTCCATGGGGTCAGTGGTCGGCGAGAAGATCGCCCGCCTCGGGCAGCGCTCACTCGAGAAGAAGCATCCGCTGGTGATCGTCTCCAGCTCGGGCGGCGCGCGCATGCAGGAAGGCATCCTGTCGCTCATGCAGATGGCGAAGGCGTCGGCTGTGCTCTCGCAGCTCGCCGAGCGCCGCATTCCGTACATCTCGGTCCTCACCAACCCCACGACGGGCGGCGTGAGTGCCAGCTACGCCATGCTGGGCGACGCCATCCTGGCCGAGCCCGGGGCTGTCATCGGCTTTGCCGGCCCGCGCGTCATCAAGCAGACGCTCGGGCAGGACCTGCCGGAGGGGTTCCAGACGGCCGAGTTCCTCCTGGAGAAGGGGATGGTGGATCGCGTGGTCCACCGGAAGGAGCTGCGTTCGACCCTTTCGCGGTTGCTGCGTCACATGACCGGTCGCCCGGCCGCGGCGGCGCACGCCGAACAGGAAAGCTGA